The Haloarchaeobius amylolyticus genome window below encodes:
- a CDS encoding DMT family transporter, with translation MTRHENLFGFVALAALWGASYPAIRAARAGVEPLLMAALRFDAIGLVVLAYAVARGQRIWPSAGDARTVLVGGVGIIAIHNGLLFAGQARVSGAVGAVVLATVPIWSVGFAAAFLDTAQPTPSRVAGVCLGLVGTAVLAVPGPTAVDAPDPVGVALLLASAVAFALAAVGLRRESPQLGVAARQGWMMLVGGPLLHVGSVLAGEAQTVAVTSRVVVAFGYLVLAAGVVGYLLYFALLDRLGPVEINLVGYVAPVFATLVGWLWLDEVVSGGTVAGFVVICVGFALVKRRALQGALRAASR, from the coding sequence GTGACGCGACACGAGAACCTGTTCGGCTTCGTCGCACTCGCCGCCCTGTGGGGTGCGTCGTACCCGGCCATCCGCGCCGCGAGAGCCGGCGTCGAACCCCTCCTCATGGCCGCGCTCCGCTTCGACGCCATCGGGCTCGTCGTGCTCGCCTACGCGGTCGCCCGCGGCCAGCGCATCTGGCCGAGTGCGGGGGACGCCCGGACCGTCCTCGTCGGCGGCGTCGGTATCATCGCGATACACAACGGCCTGCTGTTCGCCGGCCAGGCGCGGGTCTCCGGCGCGGTCGGCGCGGTCGTGCTCGCGACCGTCCCCATCTGGAGCGTCGGCTTCGCGGCCGCGTTCCTCGACACCGCACAGCCGACTCCCTCCCGGGTGGCCGGCGTCTGCCTCGGCCTCGTCGGGACCGCTGTCCTCGCCGTCCCCGGGCCGACTGCGGTCGACGCCCCGGACCCGGTCGGGGTCGCGCTCCTGCTGGCCTCGGCGGTCGCCTTCGCGCTCGCCGCCGTCGGCCTGCGCCGCGAGAGCCCACAGCTCGGGGTCGCCGCCAGGCAGGGCTGGATGATGCTCGTCGGCGGGCCGCTCCTCCACGTCGGCAGCGTCCTCGCGGGCGAGGCACAGACGGTCGCGGTCACCTCCCGCGTCGTCGTCGCCTTCGGCTACCTGGTGCTCGCGGCCGGCGTGGTCGGCTACCTGCTCTACTTCGCGCTGCTGGACCGGCTCGGCCCGGTCGAGATCAATCTCGTCGGCTACGTCGCGCCCGTGTTCGCGACGCTGGTCGGCTGGCTCTGGCTGGACGAGGTGGTCTCCGGCGGGACCGTCGCGGGCTTCGTCGTCATCTGCGTGGGCTTCGCGCTGGTCAAACGCCGGGCGCTCCAGGGCGCTCTCCGTGCAGCATCGCGATAG
- a CDS encoding TetR/AcrR family transcriptional regulator codes for MAGGPKPVVESAIMEATREALAEEGYRELSFETVATGCEYDEGTLDRYYDDTTHLVASFLEYESDRFAELVMLAPEEPHLRLRVLLEALVGLDTLDADGLLEPYLELYVQALRDERIQASLDSLHSVMYDSLVETIEAGVEVGCFDPVDPDLAASAIFSVHEAALRQEALGNDSARLRDALDQFVLADIRSA; via the coding sequence ATGGCGGGGGGACCGAAACCAGTCGTCGAGAGCGCCATCATGGAGGCCACACGGGAGGCACTGGCCGAGGAGGGGTACCGCGAGCTCTCGTTCGAGACGGTCGCGACGGGGTGTGAGTACGACGAGGGCACCCTCGACCGGTACTACGACGACACCACGCATCTCGTCGCATCGTTCCTCGAGTACGAGAGCGACCGGTTCGCCGAGCTGGTGATGCTCGCACCCGAGGAGCCACATCTCCGGCTCCGGGTGCTGCTGGAGGCGCTGGTCGGGCTCGACACGCTCGACGCCGACGGCCTGCTCGAACCCTACCTCGAGCTGTACGTCCAGGCCCTGCGCGACGAGCGCATCCAGGCCAGCCTCGACAGCCTCCACTCGGTGATGTACGACTCCCTGGTCGAGACCATCGAAGCGGGCGTCGAGGTCGGCTGCTTCGACCCCGTCGACCCGGACCTCGCCGCCTCGGCCATCTTCTCGGTCCACGAGGCCGCACTCCGACAGGAGGCGCTGGGCAACGACTCCGCCCGGCTGCGGGACGCACTGGACCAGTTCGTCCTCGCCGACATCCGGAGCGCCTGA
- a CDS encoding P-II family nitrogen regulator produces the protein MTDVEAIDTDIKMVVAIIRPDRLTDVKRALAETGAPSLTVTDVSGRGSQPAKKSQWRGEEYVVDLHQKVKVETVVADVPAEDVVSAIAEAAHTGEKGDGKIFVLPVEGAYQVRTGKEGVEAV, from the coding sequence ATGACTGATGTCGAGGCCATCGACACCGACATCAAGATGGTCGTCGCGATCATCCGGCCCGACCGCCTGACCGACGTCAAGCGTGCCCTGGCCGAGACCGGTGCGCCGTCGCTGACCGTGACGGACGTCTCCGGTCGCGGGTCACAGCCCGCCAAGAAGAGCCAGTGGCGCGGCGAGGAGTACGTCGTCGACCTCCACCAGAAGGTCAAGGTCGAGACCGTCGTCGCCGACGTCCCGGCCGAGGACGTGGTCTCCGCCATCGCCGAGGCCGCCCACACGGGCGAGAAAGGCGACGGCAAGATATTCGTCCTTCCCGTCGAGGGCGCCTACCAGGTCCGCACCGGGAAGGAGGGGGTGGAAGCAGTGTAG
- a CDS encoding class I SAM-dependent methyltransferase — MPDDPVLSEADRQKLDSGPDDAFYDQPRFVHHVDRGFRRRLTDLYREHLDDGDEVLDAMSSWVSHLPDGTNFERVVGHGLNEAELAENPRLDAYVVQNLNRKQDLPFDDDSFDAVLCAVSVQYLQYPVPVFREFARVLRPGGILVVSFSNRTFWQKAIRAWREGSMDDRADLVVRYCEAAGFTAVETVRESRQSVLPGMGGDPFFAVVARTAD; from the coding sequence ATGCCAGACGACCCGGTCCTCTCCGAGGCGGACCGTCAGAAGCTCGATTCGGGCCCCGACGACGCGTTCTACGACCAGCCGCGCTTCGTCCACCACGTCGACAGGGGGTTCAGGAGGCGGCTCACGGACCTGTACCGCGAGCACCTCGACGACGGCGACGAGGTACTGGACGCGATGTCGAGCTGGGTGTCGCACCTGCCCGACGGGACGAATTTCGAGCGCGTGGTCGGCCACGGTCTGAACGAGGCCGAACTCGCGGAGAACCCGCGACTCGACGCGTACGTCGTCCAGAACCTGAACCGGAAGCAGGACCTGCCGTTCGACGACGATAGCTTCGACGCGGTGCTGTGTGCCGTCTCGGTGCAGTACCTTCAGTATCCCGTACCTGTCTTCCGCGAGTTCGCGCGGGTCCTCCGCCCCGGTGGAATCCTCGTCGTCTCGTTCTCGAACCGAACGTTCTGGCAGAAGGCCATCCGGGCGTGGCGCGAGGGGTCGATGGACGACCGGGCCGACCTCGTGGTGCGGTACTGCGAGGCGGCCGGGTTCACCGCGGTCGAGACGGTCCGCGAGTCGCGACAGTCGGTGCTGCCCGGAATGGGCGGGGACCCCTTCTTCGCGGTGGTGGCCCGGACCGCGGACTGA
- a CDS encoding ammonium transporter encodes MVLTPLQTDVATLVEGLNLMWVLVVTFLIFFMHAGFAMLEAGQVRSKNVANQLTKNMLTWSVGVMLYFALGAGIATLVGAWTGPNTATVGGAFGYINDGSGAWVSWLFGAVFAMTAATIVSGAVAGRAKLRAYVGYTILLAGVIYPVVVGFTWGEGILYQLGFHDFAGGMIVHGMGGVAGLTAAWVIGPRIDRYNPDGSTNVIPGHSLTFAVLGTLILAFGWYGFNVGTAATVFSPAQAAEGTLALGDFAYVGRVALVTTLGMTAGAIGAATVSLVKTQKVDTLYVANGLLAGLVGITGIADAIVWPGAIAVGLLAGAQLPVVFEFVEKRLKIDDVCAVFPVHGSAGILGALAFPLVAVPGAEASFVAQIAGVVLIVGWTVLATGLVFGAAKALGQARVSESHEREGLDVSEHGVDTYPEFGQPDVVTDGGMDVFRTDGGHPDAIKMVVAYIRPDKLGDVKQSLAATGAPSLTVTNVSGRGSQPAKKGQWRGEEYVVDLHQKVKVETVVADIPADDVVEAIADAAHTGEKGDGKVFVMPVDDAYQVRTGNRGPDAV; translated from the coding sequence ATGGTACTGACCCCCCTCCAGACCGACGTCGCCACCCTCGTCGAGGGCCTGAACCTCATGTGGGTGCTCGTCGTCACCTTCCTCATCTTCTTCATGCACGCCGGCTTCGCCATGCTGGAGGCCGGACAGGTGCGCTCGAAGAACGTCGCGAACCAGTTGACCAAGAACATGCTGACCTGGAGCGTCGGCGTGATGCTGTACTTCGCGCTGGGTGCGGGTATCGCGACGCTGGTCGGTGCATGGACCGGTCCCAACACCGCCACGGTCGGCGGGGCATTCGGCTACATCAACGACGGCTCCGGCGCGTGGGTCAGCTGGCTCTTCGGCGCGGTGTTCGCCATGACCGCGGCCACCATCGTCTCCGGCGCGGTCGCCGGGCGCGCCAAGCTCCGTGCCTACGTCGGCTACACCATCCTCCTCGCGGGCGTCATCTACCCCGTCGTGGTCGGGTTCACGTGGGGCGAGGGCATCCTCTACCAGCTCGGCTTCCACGACTTCGCGGGCGGCATGATCGTCCACGGGATGGGCGGCGTCGCCGGCCTCACCGCCGCGTGGGTCATCGGCCCGCGCATCGACCGCTACAACCCGGACGGCAGCACGAACGTCATCCCGGGCCACTCCCTGACGTTCGCCGTGCTCGGCACGCTCATCCTCGCGTTCGGCTGGTACGGCTTCAACGTCGGGACCGCCGCGACCGTGTTCTCGCCGGCCCAGGCCGCCGAGGGCACCCTCGCACTCGGTGACTTCGCCTACGTCGGCCGCGTCGCGCTCGTCACCACCCTCGGGATGACCGCGGGGGCCATCGGCGCCGCGACCGTCTCGCTGGTCAAGACCCAGAAGGTCGACACCCTCTACGTCGCGAACGGCCTGCTCGCCGGCCTCGTCGGCATCACGGGCATCGCGGACGCCATCGTCTGGCCCGGTGCCATCGCGGTCGGCCTCCTGGCCGGGGCACAGCTCCCGGTCGTCTTCGAGTTCGTCGAGAAGCGCCTCAAGATCGACGACGTGTGTGCGGTCTTCCCGGTCCACGGCTCGGCGGGCATCCTCGGCGCGCTCGCGTTCCCGCTGGTCGCGGTTCCCGGTGCCGAAGCGAGCTTCGTCGCCCAGATCGCGGGCGTCGTGCTCATCGTCGGCTGGACCGTCCTCGCGACCGGCCTCGTCTTCGGCGCCGCGAAGGCACTCGGCCAGGCTCGCGTCTCCGAATCCCACGAGCGCGAGGGCCTCGACGTCAGCGAACACGGCGTCGACACCTACCCCGAGTTCGGCCAGCCCGACGTCGTCACCGACGGCGGCATGGACGTGTTCCGCACCGACGGCGGCCACCCCGACGCCATCAAGATGGTCGTCGCGTACATCCGCCCGGACAAGCTCGGTGACGTCAAGCAGTCGCTCGCGGCCACCGGCGCACCGTCGCTGACCGTGACGAACGTCTCCGGCCGCGGCTCCCAGCCCGCCAAGAAGGGCCAGTGGCGCGGCGAGGAGTACGTCGTCGACCTCCACCAGAAGGTCAAGGTCGAGACCGTCGTCGCCGACATCCCGGCCGACGACGTGGTCGAGGCCATCGCGGACGCGGCCCACACCGGCGAGAAGGGCGACGGCAAGGTGTTCGTCATGCCGGTCGACGACGCCTACCAGGTCCGCACCGGCAACCGCGGTCCGGACGCGGTCTAG
- the hemL gene encoding glutamate-1-semialdehyde 2,1-aminomutase — MHEENSRNLYDRALSVMPGGVNSAVRAAIEPYPFFVERGDGGHVIDADGNRYIDWVMGLGPLLLGHDLPQPVQSAVQKHASNGPMFGAPAEIEVEHAEFVTRHVPSVEMIRFVNSGTEATVSAVRLARAYTGRDKIVVMQGSYHGANDSTLVEGEGGDLHPSSPGIPDDFAEHTIAIPFNDHEAAHNVFEKHGDDIAGVLVEPILANYGIVSPTDEYHETLEDLCEDHGSLLIFDEVITGFRVGGLQCAQGKFDIDPDITTFGKIIGGGFPVGAIGGKSDIIRNFTPSGDVFQAGTFSGHPVTMAAGLETLKFAAENDVYDHVNSLGEKLRRGLTELCADYAPEYTVVGTDSMFKVIFTREGPADLEGQCEDGCRQRQECPRFAYCPKNGGDVASAETDRWRRLFWPKMKEQGVFLSQNQFESQFVSYGHTEEDVEETLDAYREAL, encoded by the coding sequence ATGCACGAGGAGAACTCGCGGAACCTGTACGACCGGGCACTCTCCGTCATGCCCGGTGGCGTCAACTCTGCGGTCCGTGCCGCCATCGAGCCGTACCCCTTCTTCGTCGAACGCGGCGACGGCGGCCACGTCATCGACGCCGACGGCAACCGCTACATCGACTGGGTGATGGGCCTCGGGCCGCTCCTGCTCGGTCACGACCTGCCCCAGCCGGTCCAGTCCGCGGTCCAGAAGCACGCGAGCAACGGTCCGATGTTCGGCGCCCCCGCCGAGATCGAGGTCGAACACGCCGAGTTCGTCACCCGGCACGTCCCGAGCGTCGAGATGATCCGGTTCGTGAATTCGGGGACCGAGGCGACCGTCTCCGCGGTGCGCCTCGCCCGCGCCTACACCGGCCGCGACAAGATCGTCGTGATGCAGGGCAGCTACCACGGCGCGAACGATTCCACGCTCGTCGAAGGCGAAGGCGGCGACCTCCACCCCTCCAGCCCGGGCATCCCCGACGACTTCGCCGAGCACACCATCGCCATCCCGTTCAACGACCACGAGGCCGCCCACAACGTCTTCGAGAAGCACGGCGACGACATCGCGGGCGTCCTCGTCGAGCCCATCCTCGCGAACTACGGCATCGTCTCCCCGACCGACGAGTACCACGAGACGCTCGAAGACCTGTGTGAGGACCACGGCTCCCTGCTCATCTTCGACGAGGTCATCACCGGCTTCCGCGTCGGCGGCCTCCAGTGCGCCCAGGGCAAGTTCGACATCGACCCCGACATCACCACGTTCGGGAAGATCATCGGCGGCGGCTTCCCCGTCGGCGCCATCGGCGGCAAGTCCGATATCATCCGGAACTTCACGCCCTCGGGCGACGTGTTCCAGGCCGGCACCTTCTCGGGCCACCCCGTGACGATGGCCGCCGGGCTGGAGACCCTCAAGTTCGCCGCCGAGAACGACGTGTACGACCACGTGAACTCCCTCGGTGAGAAGCTCCGGCGTGGCCTCACCGAGCTCTGTGCCGACTACGCCCCCGAGTACACCGTCGTCGGGACCGACTCGATGTTCAAGGTCATCTTCACGCGCGAGGGGCCGGCAGACCTCGAAGGCCAGTGTGAAGACGGCTGCCGGCAGCGCCAGGAGTGCCCGCGCTTCGCGTACTGCCCGAAGAACGGCGGCGACGTGGCCTCGGCCGAGACCGACCGCTGGCGGCGGCTCTTCTGGCCCAAGATGAAAGAACAGGGCGTCTTCCTCAGCCAGAACCAGTTCGAGTCCCAGTTCGTGAGCTACGGCCACACCGAGGAGGACGTCGAGGAGACGCTGGACGCGTACAGGGAAGCGCTGTAG
- the hemC gene encoding hydroxymethylbilane synthase, which produces MRTRGTIRLATRGSDLALRQAATVRETLEDQRYEVELVEVETEGDRIRDELIQDLGKTGAFVRSLDEEILDGNVDAAVHSMKDMPTEMPDELVVAGVPERAAAGDVLVTPAGTSLDDLEPGAVVGTSSMRRQAQIENYRDDLVVEPLRGNVDTRVEKLLAPALQREHERRNEADKERKGNVGDEDFEPEFDRTVDEWFESLSEIRKRALGREVETDYDAIVLAEAGLRRAGLLHHIEYEQLPTAEFVPAAGQGALAITARDGETAETIFKALDHPRTRVETTVERTVLAGLNGGCVAPIGVHAMIQGEYVRTTAQILHPDGDGVVQERRDLPVETHADAAREFAADLNEAGAAEYVEAARQR; this is translated from the coding sequence ATGCGAACACGTGGGACCATCCGACTCGCCACGCGAGGCTCCGACCTCGCGTTGCGACAGGCGGCGACGGTCCGGGAGACCCTCGAAGACCAGCGCTACGAGGTCGAGCTGGTCGAGGTCGAGACCGAGGGTGACCGGATACGCGACGAGTTGATACAGGACCTCGGGAAGACGGGGGCGTTCGTCCGGTCGCTGGACGAGGAGATCCTCGACGGGAACGTCGACGCGGCCGTCCACTCGATGAAGGACATGCCGACCGAGATGCCCGACGAACTGGTCGTCGCGGGCGTCCCCGAGCGCGCGGCGGCGGGCGACGTGCTCGTCACGCCCGCAGGGACCAGCCTCGACGACCTCGAACCGGGCGCCGTCGTCGGCACCTCCTCGATGCGTCGGCAGGCGCAGATAGAGAACTACCGCGACGACCTCGTGGTCGAACCCCTCCGCGGGAACGTCGACACCCGGGTCGAGAAGCTCCTCGCGCCCGCCCTCCAGCGCGAACACGAGCGCCGGAACGAGGCGGACAAGGAGCGGAAGGGCAACGTCGGCGACGAGGACTTCGAGCCCGAGTTCGACCGGACCGTCGACGAGTGGTTCGAGTCGCTCTCGGAGATCCGCAAGCGGGCACTGGGTCGCGAGGTCGAGACCGACTACGACGCCATCGTGCTCGCCGAGGCGGGGCTGCGCCGTGCCGGCCTCCTCCACCACATCGAGTACGAACAGCTCCCGACGGCGGAGTTCGTCCCGGCCGCCGGTCAGGGCGCACTGGCCATCACGGCCCGCGACGGCGAGACCGCCGAGACCATCTTCAAGGCGCTCGACCACCCCCGGACGCGGGTCGAGACGACGGTCGAACGGACGGTCCTGGCGGGCCTCAACGGCGGCTGTGTCGCCCCCATCGGCGTCCACGCCATGATACAGGGCGAGTACGTGCGGACGACCGCGCAGATCCTGCATCCCGACGGCGACGGCGTCGTCCAGGAACGACGGGACCTGCCGGTCGAGACCCACGCCGACGCCGCCCGCGAGTTCGCCGCGGACCTGAACGAGGCGGGCGCCGCCGAGTACGTCGAGGCCGCCCGCCAGCGATGA
- a CDS encoding ammonium transporter has product MLPLQADAAAIANSINYVWVLVVSFLIFFMQPGFALLEAGQVRAKNVGNVLMKNMTDWGLGVLVYFLVGAGVAGIVGSLTSSSALDIMGAFSYIGEPGATGWINWVFGAVFAMTAATIVSGAVAERMDFRAYVVFAGVITGIIYPVVQGLTWSGGLLAGPSAGGYLGSALGVGYLDFAGATVVHMVGGIAGLVAAKMVGPRKGRFDEDGNSQPIPGHSMLLAVLGTLILAFGWYGFNVGTQATVLSVADDGSVAFMGAALGRVVLVTTLGMGAGAVAAMLVSTFWQGKPDPLWMANGLLAGLVAVTGAVPHVTWWGGLILGALGGAIVLPAYRWTVDSLKIDDVCGVFAVHGAAGALGTVLIPVFGASSSGVAILGDGYAFMGVTQLVMQVLGVAIIALWTVAATAVTFKVLDSVFGLRVSEEEEVAGLDAGEHGISTYPEFVGDSGPDSPRATLSTDGGVRTDGGETVPESGGETDD; this is encoded by the coding sequence ATGTTGCCACTGCAGGCGGACGCGGCGGCCATCGCGAACAGCATCAACTACGTGTGGGTGCTCGTGGTGTCGTTCCTCATCTTCTTCATGCAGCCGGGCTTCGCGCTGCTGGAGGCGGGGCAGGTCCGTGCGAAGAACGTCGGGAACGTCCTGATGAAGAACATGACCGACTGGGGCCTGGGTGTCCTGGTCTACTTCCTCGTGGGAGCTGGGGTCGCCGGCATCGTCGGCAGCCTGACCTCCTCGAGCGCGCTCGACATCATGGGGGCGTTCTCGTACATCGGTGAACCCGGCGCGACCGGGTGGATCAACTGGGTGTTCGGCGCGGTGTTCGCCATGACGGCGGCCACCATCGTCTCCGGGGCAGTCGCGGAACGCATGGACTTCCGTGCGTACGTGGTCTTCGCTGGGGTCATCACGGGCATCATCTACCCGGTCGTCCAGGGGCTGACCTGGTCCGGCGGCCTGCTCGCCGGACCGTCCGCTGGCGGGTACCTCGGGAGCGCACTCGGCGTCGGCTACCTCGACTTCGCCGGCGCGACCGTCGTCCACATGGTGGGCGGCATCGCGGGCCTCGTCGCCGCGAAGATGGTCGGCCCGCGCAAGGGTCGCTTCGACGAGGACGGCAACAGCCAGCCCATCCCGGGCCACTCGATGCTGCTCGCCGTGCTCGGCACGCTCATCCTCGCGTTCGGCTGGTACGGCTTCAACGTCGGCACGCAGGCGACGGTCCTGTCGGTCGCCGACGACGGCTCGGTCGCCTTCATGGGCGCTGCACTCGGACGCGTCGTGCTCGTCACCACGCTCGGCATGGGTGCCGGCGCGGTGGCCGCGATGCTCGTCTCGACGTTCTGGCAGGGCAAGCCGGACCCGCTCTGGATGGCGAACGGCCTGCTGGCCGGCCTCGTGGCGGTCACGGGCGCGGTCCCGCACGTCACCTGGTGGGGCGGCCTCATCCTCGGTGCCCTCGGCGGCGCCATCGTGCTGCCGGCGTACCGCTGGACGGTCGACTCGCTGAAGATCGACGACGTGTGTGGCGTCTTCGCGGTCCACGGCGCGGCCGGCGCGCTGGGGACGGTCCTCATCCCGGTGTTCGGGGCGTCCAGCTCGGGCGTCGCCATCCTGGGTGACGGCTACGCCTTCATGGGCGTGACCCAGCTCGTCATGCAGGTCCTCGGCGTCGCCATCATCGCGCTGTGGACGGTCGCGGCGACCGCGGTCACGTTCAAGGTGCTCGACTCGGTGTTCGGGCTGCGTGTCTCCGAGGAGGAGGAGGTCGCCGGCCTCGACGCAGGCGAACACGGCATCTCGACGTACCCCGAGTTCGTCGGCGACAGCGGCCCGGACTCGCCCCGTGCCACGCTGAGCACGGACGGCGGCGTCCGCACCGACGGCGGCGAGACGGTCCCGGAGTCCGGAGGTGAGACCGATGACTGA
- the cobA gene encoding uroporphyrinogen-III C-methyltransferase, which translates to MTGKVYLVGSGPGDPELLTVKAKRLLEEADVVLHDKLPGPEILGQIPEEKREDVGKRAGGEWTPQEYTNKRLVELAEEGKTVVRLKGGDPFVFGRGGEEAEHLAANGIEFEYVPGITSAIAGAGIAGIPVTHRDHASSVSFVTGHEDPTKEESAVNWEALAATGGTIVVLMGVGKLPEYTKALREAGMDPETPVALVERATWPDMQVATGTLDTIVEVRDSEGIEPPAITVIGDVAGTREEVLSFLA; encoded by the coding sequence ATGACGGGCAAGGTCTACCTCGTCGGGAGCGGTCCCGGCGACCCGGAACTCCTGACGGTGAAGGCGAAGCGCCTGCTGGAGGAGGCCGACGTGGTCCTGCACGACAAACTCCCCGGCCCGGAGATACTGGGCCAGATACCCGAGGAGAAACGCGAGGACGTCGGCAAGCGCGCCGGCGGCGAGTGGACGCCACAGGAGTACACCAACAAGCGGTTGGTCGAACTCGCCGAGGAGGGCAAGACCGTCGTCCGGCTGAAGGGCGGCGACCCCTTCGTCTTCGGCCGCGGCGGCGAGGAGGCCGAACACCTCGCCGCGAACGGCATCGAGTTCGAGTACGTCCCCGGCATCACCTCCGCCATCGCGGGGGCCGGCATCGCGGGCATCCCGGTCACGCACCGCGACCACGCCTCCTCCGTCTCCTTCGTCACGGGCCACGAGGACCCCACGAAGGAGGAGTCCGCAGTGAACTGGGAGGCGCTGGCAGCCACCGGCGGCACCATCGTCGTCCTGATGGGCGTCGGCAAGTTGCCGGAGTACACGAAGGCGCTCCGGGAGGCCGGCATGGACCCCGAGACGCCCGTCGCGCTGGTCGAGCGCGCCACCTGGCCTGACATGCAGGTCGCGACCGGGACGCTCGACACCATCGTCGAGGTCCGGGATTCTGAAGGCATCGAACCGCCCGCCATCACCGTCATCGGTGACGTCGCGGGCACGCGCGAGGAGGTGCTCTCGTTCCTCGCATGA
- a CDS encoding uroporphyrinogen-III synthase: protein MTTRDTTVAVFRPDDERLANAVELVESLGATPVPDPMLAVRSSGRSPKPGADYTILTSKTGAELAREAGWEPGETTVCAIGPSTAEALRQEGYDVDRVPDEYTSSGLVAELAEDVDGATVEVARSDHGSDVLIEGLWEAGAFVHETVLYELVRPDGAGSSVELAAAGELDAAAFTSSLTVENFLATAEELGVREEALAGLNDAVVGVIGPPTRETAESLGIAVDVVPQHADFEELACLVVEEAAPTYHD, encoded by the coding sequence ATGACGACCAGAGACACCACCGTCGCCGTCTTCCGCCCCGACGACGAGCGACTCGCGAACGCGGTCGAACTCGTCGAATCGCTCGGTGCGACCCCGGTCCCGGACCCGATGCTGGCGGTCCGGTCGAGTGGCCGGAGCCCGAAGCCGGGCGCCGACTACACCATCCTGACGAGCAAGACCGGCGCGGAACTCGCCCGCGAGGCCGGCTGGGAGCCCGGCGAGACCACGGTCTGTGCCATCGGTCCCTCGACCGCCGAGGCCCTTCGACAGGAGGGCTACGACGTGGACCGGGTCCCCGACGAGTACACGTCGAGCGGGCTGGTCGCGGAACTGGCAGAGGATGTCGACGGCGCGACGGTCGAGGTCGCCCGGAGCGACCACGGGAGCGACGTGCTCATCGAGGGCCTCTGGGAGGCCGGCGCGTTCGTCCACGAGACGGTACTCTACGAACTCGTCAGGCCCGACGGCGCCGGGTCGTCCGTCGAACTGGCCGCCGCGGGGGAGCTGGACGCCGCCGCGTTCACCTCCTCGCTGACGGTCGAGAACTTCCTCGCGACCGCCGAGGAACTCGGGGTTCGAGAGGAGGCACTCGCCGGGCTGAACGACGCCGTCGTCGGCGTCATCGGCCCGCCGACGCGCGAGACGGCCGAATCGCTCGGTATCGCCGTCGACGTGGTCCCCCAACACGCCGACTTCGAGGAGCTGGCGTGTCTGGTCGTCGAGGAAGCGGCCCCGACGTACCACGACTGA
- a CDS encoding phosphoribosyltransferase, translated as MFQNRTEAAERLFEVIDARDLENEVDLVVAVPRGGLPLGRVVADELEVPLDIVAAKKLGAPGNSELAIGAVAADGSLWRNEPLIARLGVDEAYIDEERERVAQLAREKAERYRVDGPETVAGRRVLIVDDGVATGATMFACVESLRNADAASVVVAVPVGPPNTLEQLRQVADDVVVVEAPPHFAAVGQFYERFEQVSDEEAIAMLHGERPGAPGV; from the coding sequence ATGTTCCAGAACAGGACGGAGGCAGCCGAGCGACTGTTCGAGGTCATCGACGCGCGCGACCTGGAGAACGAGGTCGACCTCGTCGTCGCCGTACCGCGGGGCGGACTCCCGCTGGGGCGCGTCGTCGCCGACGAACTCGAGGTCCCGCTCGACATCGTCGCCGCCAAGAAACTGGGCGCGCCGGGCAACTCGGAACTGGCCATCGGGGCGGTCGCGGCCGACGGGAGCCTGTGGCGCAACGAACCACTCATCGCCCGTCTCGGCGTCGACGAGGCGTACATCGACGAGGAGCGCGAGCGCGTGGCCCAGTTGGCCCGCGAGAAGGCCGAGCGCTACCGGGTCGACGGGCCGGAGACCGTCGCTGGCAGGCGGGTGCTGATCGTCGACGACGGCGTCGCGACCGGCGCGACCATGTTCGCCTGCGTGGAGTCGCTGCGGAACGCCGACGCCGCCTCGGTCGTCGTCGCCGTCCCGGTCGGGCCGCCGAACACGCTCGAACAGCTCCGGCAGGTCGCGGACGACGTGGTCGTGGTCGAGGCACCGCCGCACTTCGCCGCCGTCGGGCAGTTCTACGAGCGCTTCGAGCAGGTCTCCGACGAGGAGGCTATCGCGATGCTGCACGGAGAGCGCCCTGGAGCGCCCGGCGTTTGA